A DNA window from Nitrospira sp. contains the following coding sequences:
- a CDS encoding Esterase TesA (MaGe:77310676): protein MRAYVGWLILIGLVSAGTLAWAAGPPSVDDRARIVAFGDSLTAGLGVAVDETYPAELQRRLDALGLRYRVINAGVSGETTAGGLRRVPWILRSKPAIVILELGANDGLRGLRVEETKANLERIIQQLQQAGTQVVLAGMKLPPNYGNDYLTAFERLYPDLAARYRLPLIPFFLEGVAASNTLNQADGIHPTAQGYRAIVEMMLGRLQPLLNK, encoded by the coding sequence ATGCGCGCGTATGTCGGTTGGCTTATTCTAATTGGGCTTGTAAGCGCAGGTACTCTCGCTTGGGCAGCGGGCCCGCCATCGGTCGATGACCGAGCGAGAATCGTGGCGTTTGGAGACAGTCTGACCGCTGGACTTGGCGTGGCCGTCGATGAGACGTATCCGGCAGAGTTGCAGCGGCGATTGGATGCGCTTGGGTTGCGCTATCGGGTCATCAATGCGGGTGTCAGTGGAGAGACGACGGCGGGCGGCCTGCGTCGTGTGCCATGGATCTTGCGGAGCAAGCCGGCCATCGTCATTCTTGAGCTGGGGGCCAATGATGGCCTGAGAGGATTGCGAGTAGAAGAGACGAAAGCCAATCTTGAGCGCATCATTCAGCAGCTGCAGCAGGCCGGCACGCAAGTGGTGTTGGCCGGAATGAAGCTTCCGCCCAACTACGGCAACGACTATCTTACCGCGTTCGAACGACTCTATCCCGACTTGGCCGCGCGCTATCGCCTGCCGCTCATCCCATTTTTCCTTGAAGGGGTGGCGGCTTCCAATACGCTCAACCAGGCCGACGGCATCCATCCGACGGCCCAAGGCTATCGCGCAATTGTGGAAATGATGCTGGGGAGATTGCAGCCGCTTCTGAATAAATAG
- a CDS encoding FtsX-like permease family protein (MaGe:77310678): MNTFILKMAWRETRAAWRHFFYFLTSIAVGVGALVGVSLFSAHLEQAVTKEARGLLGGDLEVRLSRQMSQQSLAWLTSLAGREITTTHVSELIGMAAHASGTKSDGQSSQIVELKAVDALYPFYGTLRVEPDRPLWDLLQLQPAGCPGQPCWGAVVQESLLIRMGLALGQSLTIGQATFRITGIVRTEPDRMANAFSLGPRVLIAQDGLRATELVKLGSRVRERYLLKTPAALAVEPLLYELRSRLAEESARVSTYKDAQPQLKQFLEQLTRYLGLIGLTALFVGGIGVATSVRAFLREKLVTIAILKAVGADSPTIIQTYAAQALFLGLAGSGAGLALGIGLEQAVPWMLSSWFASDMLGQIGFTSGPSLYSLLPLGKGLALGLLTTLLFTLWPLLAIRSVKPVALLRRNALTSEPSPGATGRTWRQRLDRTQLLTAGTIVVGLALLSMWQAGTWKIGLLFMGAFSLALALLGGIAWIVIRILAAVARPQQLAVRHAIGNIVRPGSQAVSMTIAIGIGVMVIITVALVERALLRQIGESRPVDAPTFFFIDIQPDQVDGISRLLRDRIAAHAPTLTPLVRSRLMAVNDQPIKTEAVSEEDERTAQAADKEQRRKAWYLTREYVLTFLDELPKDNVIVKGQWWTAGQTFSVPIVSVEEEAAKAMGLDIGDKIELDIQGTPLIAEVGSIRKVEWGNLSTNFYMVLSPGSLDGAPLTYVATVQVPPADEVPLQQAIVAGFPNVTAINIGDVLDSFARILDRLSLAIRTIALFCVLTGGLVMGAALAATRYRRLYESAVLKALGATRGLLIGSFALEYLLLGIVGGAIGVGLASALSWALLRWVFELDWALHPSVLLIGLGLTIGLTLLVGFLSTYRLLGQRPLPVLRYE, from the coding sequence GTGAACACATTTATCCTAAAAATGGCGTGGCGCGAAACGCGCGCGGCCTGGCGGCATTTTTTCTATTTCCTCACCAGCATCGCGGTAGGAGTGGGAGCCCTCGTGGGGGTCTCCCTATTTTCCGCTCACCTTGAGCAGGCGGTCACAAAAGAAGCGCGCGGCCTGCTCGGAGGCGATCTTGAAGTGCGCCTCTCCCGCCAGATGAGTCAGCAAAGCCTCGCATGGCTGACCTCGCTAGCTGGTCGAGAAATCACGACGACGCATGTGAGCGAGTTGATCGGCATGGCCGCGCACGCTTCCGGAACGAAGTCCGACGGCCAATCGTCGCAAATCGTCGAACTCAAGGCCGTGGACGCGCTCTATCCGTTTTATGGAACCCTTCGCGTGGAACCGGATCGTCCATTGTGGGATCTCCTGCAACTCCAGCCGGCCGGTTGCCCTGGGCAACCCTGCTGGGGCGCGGTCGTTCAAGAGTCGCTACTCATTCGAATGGGCCTGGCGCTCGGCCAATCGCTCACCATCGGCCAAGCCACCTTCCGCATCACCGGAATTGTGCGCACCGAGCCGGACCGCATGGCAAACGCCTTTAGCTTAGGCCCGCGCGTGTTGATTGCCCAGGACGGGCTCCGCGCCACAGAACTGGTGAAACTCGGCAGTCGCGTACGCGAGCGCTATCTTCTCAAGACTCCGGCCGCTCTCGCGGTTGAACCGCTCCTGTACGAGTTGCGGAGCCGCTTGGCGGAGGAATCCGCGCGTGTGTCGACCTATAAGGACGCGCAGCCTCAACTCAAACAATTTCTGGAGCAATTAACGCGGTATCTCGGGCTCATCGGACTGACCGCGCTGTTTGTCGGCGGGATCGGCGTCGCCACATCCGTGCGGGCCTTCTTGCGCGAAAAGCTGGTCACCATCGCCATTCTGAAAGCCGTCGGCGCCGATTCTCCGACCATCATTCAAACCTATGCGGCCCAGGCCCTCTTCTTGGGACTGGCCGGAAGCGGCGCAGGACTGGCTCTCGGCATCGGCTTGGAGCAAGCCGTGCCCTGGATGCTGTCTTCATGGTTCGCCTCGGACATGCTGGGGCAAATCGGGTTTACATCGGGCCCATCCCTATATTCACTCCTGCCGCTAGGCAAAGGCCTCGCCCTCGGCCTGCTGACCACGCTGCTCTTCACCTTGTGGCCGTTGCTGGCCATTCGATCCGTCAAACCGGTCGCGCTCTTGCGGCGCAACGCGCTCACGTCGGAACCGTCTCCGGGCGCTACTGGCCGAACATGGCGCCAGCGCCTCGATCGGACGCAGCTGCTCACCGCGGGAACCATCGTCGTCGGACTCGCCCTGCTGTCGATGTGGCAGGCTGGAACATGGAAAATTGGGCTGCTTTTCATGGGAGCCTTCTCGCTCGCCCTCGCATTGCTCGGCGGCATCGCCTGGATCGTAATCCGAATCCTTGCGGCCGTCGCGCGGCCTCAACAACTGGCCGTTCGTCATGCCATCGGCAACATCGTTCGCCCTGGAAGCCAGGCGGTCAGCATGACTATCGCCATCGGCATTGGAGTCATGGTGATTATTACCGTCGCGCTGGTTGAGCGAGCCTTGCTCCGGCAGATCGGCGAGAGCCGCCCCGTCGATGCGCCAACGTTTTTCTTTATCGATATTCAGCCCGACCAAGTCGACGGCATCTCCCGCCTGCTCCGCGACCGGATCGCGGCCCATGCGCCGACGTTGACGCCGCTGGTCCGCTCACGTCTCATGGCGGTGAACGACCAACCCATCAAGACCGAAGCCGTCTCCGAGGAGGATGAACGAACCGCGCAAGCGGCCGACAAGGAGCAGCGCCGAAAAGCCTGGTACCTCACCAGAGAATATGTGCTGACCTTCTTAGATGAATTGCCGAAAGACAACGTCATCGTGAAAGGCCAGTGGTGGACCGCTGGCCAGACTTTTTCCGTCCCCATCGTCTCAGTCGAGGAAGAGGCGGCGAAGGCGATGGGACTGGACATCGGGGACAAGATCGAGCTGGATATCCAGGGCACCCCGCTGATCGCGGAGGTCGGCAGCATTCGCAAGGTGGAGTGGGGCAACCTCTCCACAAACTTCTACATGGTCCTGTCACCCGGCTCGCTGGATGGCGCGCCCCTCACATATGTGGCGACCGTGCAGGTCCCACCGGCCGACGAAGTGCCGCTACAGCAAGCGATCGTCGCCGGATTTCCTAACGTGACGGCAATCAATATCGGCGATGTCCTCGACAGCTTCGCCCGCATCCTCGACCGCCTCTCGCTAGCCATTCGCACCATCGCGCTCTTTTGCGTCCTCACTGGAGGGCTCGTCATGGGAGCGGCGCTCGCGGCCACCCGGTATCGCCGGCTCTATGAATCCGCCGTGCTGAAAGCCTTGGGCGCCACAAGAGGGCTGCTCATCGGATCGTTTGCGCTGGAGTATCTGTTGCTGGGCATCGTGGGAGGCGCAATTGGCGTCGGATTGGCCAGCGCCTTGTCCTGGGCGCTGCTTCGATGGGTATTCGAACTCGACTGGGCGCTGCATCCCTCCGTATTGCTGATCGGACTAGGGCTGACGATAGGCCTCACGCTTCTCGTGGGATTTCTCAGCACCTACCGCCTGCTGGGACAACGGCCGTTGCCCGTCCTCCGATACGAATAA
- a CDS encoding PilZ domain-containing protein (MaGe:77310679), producing the protein MRSAACPFCGTTKTRLAVRQSLTDRLLGSVTVYPFRCQLCARRFRAFLGRVAANPRRNFDRVTVDFPVWLKPLHASPHELGEEGIIQDLSIRGCRIRCEHPVVPGTRVELEFQHSNASFPITVEEAIVRSSSQGEIGLRFTQLHRQDQRRIRGILDLWLPEPALPR; encoded by the coding sequence ATGAGGTCGGCGGCGTGCCCGTTCTGCGGTACCACAAAAACTCGGCTCGCGGTTCGCCAATCGCTCACGGATAGGCTCTTGGGTTCTGTGACGGTCTATCCGTTCCGCTGCCAGCTCTGCGCGCGGCGGTTCCGCGCATTCCTTGGCCGAGTGGCCGCGAATCCCCGCCGCAATTTCGATCGCGTGACGGTCGATTTCCCCGTATGGCTGAAGCCGCTGCATGCCTCGCCGCATGAGTTGGGGGAGGAGGGGATCATCCAGGATTTATCGATTCGCGGCTGCCGGATTCGCTGCGAGCATCCCGTGGTTCCAGGGACCAGAGTGGAATTAGAGTTTCAGCATTCCAATGCATCGTTTCCCATCACGGTGGAGGAGGCGATTGTCCGGTCCTCGTCTCAAGGGGAAATCGGTTTGAGATTTACGCAGTTGCATCGCCAGGATCAACGCCGTATCCGCGGCATTCTGGATCTCTGGCTGCCGGAACCGGCTCTTCCCCGCTAA
- a CDS encoding Aminopeptidase (MaGe:77310680), which translates to MSESVGRRHLFAALAGRACGLAVLPLAPLLLSVIRPAIAATTPTQPKGKDMNLDDVSGSLDPYRLPRHVVPHRYDLRLEPDLRSATFSGRAVVTVTVAQATSTIILNAVDLTIASATVEGSAGGRLDAVVELDPATQRCRLTFPRPLSVGEARLTLVFQGILNDHLRGFYRSTYKDQSGATHTMAATQFEATDARRAFPCWDEPDFKAVFATTLVIDPSLTAVSNTAVLSDSIESGKRVMRFADSMKMSTYLVAFIVGQLEATKAVLVGKTPLRLWTVPGKQPLTPFGLEIAAASLAFFEDYYGIPYPGDKLDLLAIPDFASGAMENLGAITFRETALLVDERTGTHAERERVADVVAHENAHMWFGDLVTMSWWNGLWLNEAFATFMEMLAVDAWKPEWKRWDAFGVSRAAAFSVDGLLSTRPIEYPVRAPKDADAMFDVLTYEKGASVLRMLEQHIGPAVFREGVRRYLRAHAYGNADTNDLWVALGQAAKQAVPELMDGWIFQPGYPLVTVRQESETELVLSQQRFTYLASSESTEQRWQIPVPLRITAAGATEHRRLLLTDREMRVSLPQGVQDLFANEAGHGFYRVRYDSSLLQRIVMAGVDRLAPSERFNLVSDVWATTVSGLTPLSDYLQLTSHFTGERDKNVWAVLLDSFSFLNRIIADEDRPALEALVRARLMPAVTALTWQPKSGEDELIKQLRGELIGALGRLGNDTATQAQAAEQYRQYRADPSRIDPNLVPALVAILARTGDEARYNEFSNRSQAATTPQEERRYLFALAAFHSPALLARTLARTITGEIRTQDAPFVVSAVMGNVYGREQAWEFVKANWEQMDRLFPKQGLRRMCGGVVALATAELEQDVRAFFLSRKIDLGGKTLDQYLEQLRIAVTFRSRESQNLRELLRP; encoded by the coding sequence ATGAGTGAATCCGTCGGCAGGCGTCATTTGTTCGCGGCCCTGGCTGGACGAGCCTGTGGGTTGGCGGTTCTGCCACTAGCGCCTCTTCTTCTCTCGGTTATCCGTCCGGCCATTGCCGCAACCACTCCGACACAACCGAAAGGCAAAGATATGAATCTCGACGATGTTTCCGGCAGTCTGGATCCATACCGGTTACCTAGGCATGTGGTGCCGCATCGCTATGACTTACGGTTAGAGCCGGATCTGCGCAGCGCGACCTTTTCAGGCCGCGCTGTCGTTACCGTCACAGTAGCGCAGGCGACTAGTACCATCATCCTGAATGCGGTCGATCTCACGATTGCATCGGCGACGGTCGAAGGCTCGGCCGGTGGGCGGCTCGATGCGGTGGTCGAACTCGATCCGGCGACGCAGCGCTGCCGGTTGACCTTTCCACGCCCTCTTTCCGTCGGCGAGGCGCGGCTCACGCTGGTGTTTCAAGGAATATTGAACGACCATCTGCGCGGCTTCTATCGCAGTACCTATAAAGATCAGTCCGGCGCGACCCACACCATGGCGGCCACACAGTTTGAAGCGACCGATGCCCGGCGCGCCTTTCCCTGCTGGGATGAGCCGGATTTTAAAGCGGTCTTTGCCACAACCCTCGTGATCGATCCGAGCCTCACGGCGGTTTCGAATACGGCCGTGTTGTCCGATTCCATCGAGTCCGGCAAACGGGTGATGCGGTTTGCCGATAGTATGAAGATGTCCACCTATCTCGTGGCCTTCATTGTTGGGCAGCTTGAAGCGACGAAAGCGGTGCTTGTCGGCAAGACTCCTCTGCGTCTCTGGACGGTGCCGGGGAAGCAGCCGCTCACGCCGTTCGGTCTCGAAATCGCGGCAGCGTCGCTGGCGTTCTTTGAAGATTACTACGGGATTCCCTATCCAGGGGATAAGCTCGATCTTCTTGCCATTCCAGACTTTGCCTCCGGCGCCATGGAAAACCTCGGCGCCATTACCTTTCGGGAGACTGCCTTGCTGGTCGATGAGCGCACCGGGACGCATGCGGAGCGGGAACGGGTGGCCGATGTTGTTGCCCATGAGAATGCCCATATGTGGTTCGGCGATCTGGTCACCATGTCCTGGTGGAACGGGCTCTGGCTGAACGAAGCCTTCGCCACCTTCATGGAAATGCTTGCGGTCGATGCGTGGAAGCCGGAATGGAAACGCTGGGACGCATTCGGTGTCTCGCGCGCCGCCGCCTTTTCCGTGGATGGCCTGCTGAGCACCCGTCCGATCGAGTATCCCGTGCGCGCCCCGAAAGACGCCGATGCCATGTTCGATGTGCTGACCTACGAAAAAGGGGCGTCCGTGCTGCGGATGCTCGAACAACATATCGGGCCGGCGGTCTTTCGCGAAGGCGTGCGGCGCTATCTTCGCGCCCATGCGTATGGGAATGCGGACACGAACGATTTGTGGGTGGCGTTGGGGCAGGCGGCGAAGCAAGCGGTTCCCGAGCTCATGGACGGCTGGATTTTTCAGCCAGGTTATCCGCTTGTGACGGTGCGCCAGGAGAGCGAGACGGAACTGGTGCTCTCGCAGCAGCGGTTTACCTATCTCGCGTCGTCCGAATCGACCGAACAGCGGTGGCAGATTCCCGTTCCGCTCCGGATCACCGCCGCCGGCGCCACTGAACATCGCCGTCTTCTCTTGACGGATCGGGAGATGCGCGTGAGTCTTCCGCAAGGTGTGCAGGATCTGTTCGCCAATGAAGCTGGCCACGGATTCTATCGGGTGCGGTATGACTCTTCGCTGCTGCAACGGATCGTGATGGCTGGAGTCGATCGCCTCGCTCCGAGCGAGCGCTTCAATCTAGTCAGCGATGTCTGGGCAACGACGGTCTCGGGGCTTACGCCACTGTCCGATTATTTGCAGCTGACCAGCCACTTCACCGGCGAACGGGATAAGAATGTGTGGGCGGTCCTTCTCGATTCCTTTTCATTTTTGAATCGCATTATCGCGGACGAAGACCGGCCGGCCCTGGAAGCCCTCGTCCGCGCGCGTCTCATGCCCGCTGTGACAGCGCTTACGTGGCAGCCGAAGTCCGGTGAAGATGAGTTGATTAAACAGTTGCGGGGAGAGTTGATCGGCGCATTGGGGAGACTCGGCAATGACACGGCGACTCAGGCGCAAGCGGCGGAGCAGTATCGGCAGTACCGCGCAGATCCTTCACGCATAGATCCCAATCTTGTCCCCGCGCTGGTTGCCATCCTGGCTCGTACTGGCGACGAGGCGCGCTATAACGAGTTCTCCAATCGTTCCCAAGCCGCTACGACGCCGCAAGAGGAGCGACGATATTTATTTGCATTGGCGGCCTTTCACTCTCCGGCATTGCTGGCGCGGACTCTCGCCCGCACGATTACTGGCGAGATCCGTACGCAGGACGCGCCCTTTGTCGTCAGTGCCGTGATGGGCAATGTGTATGGGCGTGAACAGGCCTGGGAGTTTGTGAAGGCGAATTGGGAGCAGATGGACCGGCTGTTTCCAAAGCAAGGCTTGCGCCGCATGTGCGGCGGCGTTGTCGCCCTGGCGACGGCTGAGCTTGAGCAGGACGTGCGCGCGTTCTTTCTGTCCCGCAAGATCGATCTCGGCGGAAAAACATTGGACCAATATCTCGAGCAGTTGCGCATCGCGGTGACCTTCCGAAGTCGAGAGAGCCAAAATCTCCGTGAGTTGTTGCGCCCCTGA
- a CDS encoding Ribose-5-phosphate isomerase A (MaGe:77310681): protein MTTHVDLDNLKKAAAVEAVEFVRDGMIVGLGTGSTAKHMIAALGEKVRAGMRLRGVPTSHETAALAKAAGIVLIDTDNRWEIDVAIDGADQVDPGFNLVKGGGGALLKEKIVAASAKQFIVMVDYTKQVPVLGGSFPLPIEIVPFGWGSTAREIERLTNSRVVLRERNGVPFKTEAGNMIVDVHVARIDQPGALEIALNRIPGIVETGLFVGRTTILIVGAPHGVALHHAPEQ from the coding sequence ATGACCACGCACGTCGATCTCGATAATCTGAAGAAGGCCGCGGCCGTGGAAGCCGTCGAGTTCGTTCGCGACGGGATGATCGTCGGACTGGGCACTGGTTCGACAGCCAAACATATGATCGCCGCGCTCGGCGAAAAAGTGCGTGCCGGAATGCGGCTGCGCGGGGTACCCACCTCGCATGAAACGGCGGCGCTTGCCAAAGCAGCCGGGATCGTCTTGATCGATACCGACAATCGGTGGGAAATCGATGTGGCGATCGACGGCGCCGATCAAGTCGATCCCGGGTTCAACCTGGTCAAAGGCGGCGGTGGCGCCCTCTTGAAAGAAAAGATCGTGGCGGCCTCCGCGAAGCAATTCATCGTGATGGTGGATTATACGAAGCAAGTTCCTGTGCTGGGAGGATCCTTCCCTCTTCCCATCGAAATCGTTCCGTTTGGATGGGGCAGTACGGCGCGTGAAATCGAGCGCTTGACCAACAGCCGGGTTGTGTTGCGAGAGCGAAACGGCGTTCCGTTCAAGACCGAAGCCGGCAACATGATCGTGGATGTTCATGTGGCACGAATCGATCAGCCGGGAGCACTTGAGATCGCGTTGAACCGCATCCCCGGCATCGTCGAAACCGGACTCTTTGTCGGCCGGACCACGATCCTGATCGTCGGAGCTCCTCACGGAGTGGCCCTCCACCATGCGCCGGAGCAATGA
- a CDS encoding Glucokinase (MaGe:77310682), with protein sequence MILAGDIGGTKTNLALYDWSVERVEPIRLETFHSADYKSLEEILEEFLTPPPPPKSLDDLEGEASGEEEVESIPEEPLKIAAACFGVAGPVIENHSQTTNLPWVVNGAAIAKQFEIPRVQLLNDLESTAYGILLLRPDEVEVLNPGNPPQKRQALALIAAGTGLGEAILFWDGKSYRPMPSEGGHADFAPNNDYEIELLRYLRSQFLHVSYERVLSGPGLNAIYEYVRDTKKNEPTWLAEKIKAGDPAAEIAEAGLKGQADIAKQALDLFASIYGAEAGNLALKALSLDGVYVAGGIAPKLIKKLQDGTFMKAFVNKGRYKRLLSSMPVKVVMNQKTALLGAASVAAALSHAPAPAP encoded by the coding sequence ATGATATTGGCAGGCGATATCGGTGGAACCAAGACGAATCTCGCGCTCTACGATTGGTCTGTCGAGCGGGTGGAGCCAATAAGGCTCGAGACTTTTCATAGCGCGGATTACAAATCGCTGGAAGAGATTCTGGAAGAGTTCCTCACGCCTCCACCGCCGCCGAAATCGTTGGACGATCTCGAAGGTGAAGCGTCAGGCGAGGAAGAGGTTGAATCCATTCCTGAAGAGCCGCTTAAGATCGCGGCGGCATGTTTTGGGGTTGCCGGGCCAGTAATCGAGAATCATTCCCAGACCACCAACTTGCCTTGGGTCGTCAATGGGGCGGCGATCGCCAAACAATTCGAGATACCTCGCGTCCAACTGCTCAACGATCTTGAGTCAACCGCGTATGGAATTTTGCTGCTGCGGCCTGACGAAGTGGAGGTGCTCAATCCCGGCAATCCTCCACAAAAACGTCAGGCACTGGCGCTCATCGCGGCCGGGACCGGGCTTGGCGAGGCCATTCTTTTTTGGGACGGCAAGTCCTATCGCCCGATGCCGTCGGAAGGCGGCCATGCCGACTTTGCTCCGAATAACGACTACGAGATCGAGCTCTTGCGCTATCTGCGCAGCCAGTTCCTTCACGTCAGCTATGAGCGAGTTCTTTCAGGGCCCGGGCTGAATGCGATCTACGAGTATGTCCGCGACACGAAGAAAAATGAACCGACCTGGCTCGCGGAGAAAATCAAGGCCGGCGATCCGGCTGCCGAGATTGCCGAAGCCGGTCTGAAGGGCCAGGCCGATATTGCCAAGCAGGCGCTGGATCTGTTTGCGTCTATCTATGGCGCCGAAGCCGGCAATCTGGCGCTCAAGGCGCTGTCGCTCGATGGAGTATATGTGGCCGGCGGGATCGCGCCGAAACTGATTAAGAAACTTCAGGACGGCACATTTATGAAAGCCTTCGTCAACAAAGGGCGGTACAAGCGTTTGCTGAGCAGCATGCCGGTGAAAGTCGTGATGAATCAGAAGACGGCCTTGCTCGGCGCGGCATCCGTTGCCGCGGCCCTTTCCCATGCTCCTGCCCCTGCGCCATGA
- a CDS encoding 6-phosphogluconolactonase (MaGe:77310683) has protein sequence MPASPEILVCQPGQDWLDNACRLFRDSTDQAIRSRGSCIVALSGGSTPKALYRALTSSEWRTQCQWERMIFLFGDERGVPPDHPDSNYGLALEALFRPLGIGSSQVHRMQGESADLGLAAAEYERTVRALTHSPAPKIPRLDLILLGLGEDGHTASLFPGTAALSERERLVAVGLSPKGIPARLTLTLGVINRATMVLFLVPGAGKAQTVRAIIQPETQAERALPAAQVKPDGGRLVWLLDDAAAAALAR, from the coding sequence ATGCCAGCCTCTCCTGAAATCTTGGTGTGCCAGCCCGGCCAGGACTGGCTCGATAACGCATGCCGCCTTTTTCGGGATAGCACCGACCAGGCCATTCGGTCTCGGGGCTCCTGCATCGTCGCTTTGTCTGGAGGATCGACTCCCAAAGCGCTCTACAGAGCGCTGACCTCCAGCGAATGGAGGACTCAATGCCAGTGGGAGCGCATGATCTTTCTGTTTGGCGACGAACGGGGCGTTCCACCGGATCATCCCGATAGCAACTATGGACTTGCACTGGAAGCATTGTTCCGCCCACTGGGGATTGGATCGTCGCAGGTCCATCGAATGCAAGGCGAATCCGCAGACCTCGGCCTGGCCGCGGCGGAGTATGAACGGACGGTCAGGGCCCTCACGCATAGTCCCGCACCGAAAATTCCCCGCTTGGATCTGATTCTTCTTGGCCTGGGAGAGGACGGTCATACGGCGTCGCTCTTTCCTGGAACGGCGGCATTGTCAGAGCGGGAGCGTCTGGTCGCGGTCGGCCTGTCGCCGAAGGGGATTCCTGCTCGTTTAACCCTGACCCTAGGTGTGATCAACCGGGCGACTATGGTACTGTTCCTCGTGCCAGGCGCCGGGAAGGCGCAGACCGTTCGTGCTATCATCCAGCCGGAAACCCAGGCCGAGCGGGCATTGCCGGCGGCTCAGGTAAAACCGGACGGCGGACGGCTGGTGTGGTTGCTCGACGATGCCGCGGCCGCCGCGCTCGCGCGATAA
- a CDS encoding Glucose-6-phosphate isomerase (MaGe:77310684): MAIPSRTHLAKPYDALVREVSESVVRNQVIPRLWAKDHRLWKPEPTEITNRLGWLVLPEDMLAHVQALKTLTVAAKQEGIRDVVLLGMGGSSLGPEVFRASFGSKKGAPRLWVLDSTVPGWIRLVTESIRPARTLFLVASKSGGTIEVMSLFAHFWKLVAAAKNNRGGQQFIAITDPGTGLETMAREHGFRQIFSNPPDIGGRYSVLSLFGLVPAALLGLDIARLLERAGKMASRCREARSIEDNPGASLGVAMGALAKAGRDKVTVLASSPIDTFGLWAEQLLAESTGKETKGIVPVAQEPVLAPERYGADRFFIYLRLKNANNGALDRQVDALMRAGHPVLTFALRDMYDLGAEFFRWEYATAVAGHVLGIQPFDQPNVQESKDNTRRVLDGYEASGRLPATAVSRPRQAADGLAGHLQAGSYVAILAYTTPSKPLEAAIRRLRKALVQQHRVTTTFGYGPRYLHSTGQLHKGGPASGVFLELVDRMTPDLPIPGQPFSFGTLAKAQATGDLESLQAHGRPGIRVMLGTDPVATVDAIVNRLCPPSRPTSRPVVRAKRRSSRRAR, translated from the coding sequence ATGGCCATCCCTTCTAGAACGCATCTTGCCAAGCCGTACGACGCATTGGTCCGAGAGGTAAGTGAGTCGGTCGTGCGTAATCAAGTGATCCCGAGGCTGTGGGCCAAAGATCATCGTCTCTGGAAGCCTGAGCCCACTGAAATCACCAATCGGCTGGGATGGCTGGTGCTGCCGGAGGATATGCTTGCGCATGTGCAGGCGTTGAAGACGTTGACGGTCGCGGCGAAGCAAGAAGGTATCAGAGATGTCGTGTTGCTCGGCATGGGTGGCAGCAGCCTCGGCCCCGAGGTGTTTCGCGCGTCGTTCGGGTCGAAGAAGGGAGCTCCGCGCCTCTGGGTGCTCGACTCGACCGTGCCGGGATGGATTCGCCTGGTGACCGAGTCGATTCGCCCTGCCCGCACGCTCTTTCTCGTAGCCAGCAAGTCGGGTGGGACTATCGAAGTCATGTCCCTCTTCGCGCACTTCTGGAAGCTGGTGGCAGCGGCGAAGAACAATCGTGGCGGCCAGCAATTCATCGCGATCACCGATCCGGGCACCGGCCTCGAGACCATGGCGCGGGAGCACGGCTTTCGGCAGATTTTCAGCAACCCGCCCGATATCGGCGGGCGGTATTCCGTGCTCTCCTTGTTTGGATTGGTCCCTGCGGCTTTACTGGGGCTGGATATTGCCCGGTTATTAGAGCGCGCTGGGAAAATGGCCAGCCGCTGCCGCGAGGCGCGTTCAATAGAAGACAACCCGGGCGCCTCTCTTGGAGTCGCGATGGGGGCGCTCGCCAAAGCCGGGAGGGACAAGGTGACTGTTTTGGCGTCCTCACCCATCGACACCTTTGGCCTGTGGGCGGAGCAATTGCTCGCGGAGAGCACCGGCAAAGAAACCAAGGGCATTGTGCCCGTCGCGCAGGAGCCAGTGCTTGCGCCAGAGAGGTATGGCGCCGATCGATTTTTTATCTATCTCAGGCTGAAGAACGCAAACAACGGGGCCTTGGATCGTCAGGTCGATGCCCTCATGCGCGCGGGCCATCCTGTGCTCACCTTTGCGCTTCGCGATATGTACGATCTCGGCGCGGAGTTTTTCCGCTGGGAATATGCAACCGCCGTAGCGGGCCATGTGCTGGGGATCCAACCGTTCGATCAGCCTAATGTACAGGAGAGCAAAGACAACACCAGGCGCGTACTCGATGGTTATGAAGCCAGCGGCCGGCTGCCCGCGACAGCGGTGAGCCGCCCGCGCCAAGCGGCCGATGGGCTGGCCGGCCACCTCCAGGCCGGTTCGTATGTCGCTATTCTGGCCTATACGACTCCCTCAAAACCGCTCGAAGCCGCGATCCGGCGTCTGAGAAAAGCATTGGTGCAGCAACATCGTGTCACCACGACGTTCGGCTATGGCCCGCGCTACCTGCATTCAACTGGACAATTGCACAAGGGCGGCCCGGCAAGCGGCGTCTTTCTGGAACTCGTTGATCGCATGACGCCGGATCTTCCGATTCCTGGGCAACCATTTTCATTCGGCACATTGGCGAAGGCCCAGGCAACCGGCGACCTTGAATCGTTGCAGGCTCATGGCCGCCCCGGGATTCGAGTCATGCTTGGAACCGACCCGGTCGCCACGGTTGACGCCATCGTAAACCGGCTCTGTCCTCCGTCGCGCCCGACAAGCCGGCCGGTAGTACGGGCGAAGCGACGATCGAGCCGTCGTGCCAGGTAA